One segment of Tamlana crocina DNA contains the following:
- a CDS encoding PKD domain-containing protein, with amino-acid sequence MRSLFYFLVIMFFGLGMPQSHAQSNRDTIYPIFQFPKHKMPRIDGDFSDWNLVPDTYAIGLDQMKESINGIGFNLDANDLDISVKVGWVKDLNRLYFYVEVFDDFWEFEQLDIRQDIFELVVDADVSGGNFIKKWNANKKHIPIEELHFRGHGAHAQNYHVFMPAVNKDWAMVWGNTPWIKDFPYANAAYQHNLEQGKSGTLKMEFWITPFDYAAIEGIDRSAVSKLKENEIIALSWCVLDYDDENKERKDFINLAHNIKMIHDGDFMNHFRLMPLISELKPELQANWSFVEVDRDRRVFAFKDESVGDVEKWTWDFGDGTTSSEQNPVHQYNIGDHWTVVLTVENKDGKSIRSKVWDVVTK; translated from the coding sequence ATGCGTTCACTATTTTATTTTCTGGTAATTATGTTTTTTGGTTTAGGTATGCCACAGTCGCATGCCCAATCCAATCGCGATACCATTTACCCGATTTTTCAATTTCCAAAACACAAAATGCCGCGAATAGATGGCGACTTTTCCGATTGGAATCTGGTTCCAGATACGTATGCCATAGGTTTAGACCAAATGAAAGAATCTATTAATGGTATTGGCTTTAATCTTGATGCAAACGATTTGGATATCAGTGTTAAAGTGGGATGGGTAAAAGACCTGAACCGATTATATTTTTACGTTGAGGTTTTTGATGATTTCTGGGAATTTGAACAACTCGATATTAGACAAGATATTTTTGAATTGGTAGTTGATGCCGATGTTTCTGGTGGTAATTTCATAAAAAAATGGAACGCAAACAAAAAACATATTCCTATTGAAGAATTACATTTTAGAGGTCATGGGGCGCATGCACAGAACTACCACGTTTTTATGCCTGCCGTAAATAAGGACTGGGCCATGGTTTGGGGTAATACGCCTTGGATTAAAGACTTCCCTTATGCCAATGCTGCCTATCAACATAATTTAGAACAAGGAAAATCCGGAACACTTAAAATGGAATTTTGGATTACGCCATTCGATTATGCCGCCATTGAAGGTATCGACCGTTCTGCGGTTTCAAAACTAAAAGAAAATGAAATTATTGCTTTATCATGGTGTGTTTTGGATTATGATGACGAAAATAAGGAAAGAAAGGATTTTATAAACCTAGCACATAATATTAAAATGATTCATGATGGCGATTTTATGAATCATTTTAGGTTGATGCCTTTAATAAGCGAATTGAAGCCAGAATTGCAGGCCAATTGGTCTTTTGTTGAGGTAGATAGAGACAGGCGTGTTTTCGCTTTTAAAGATGAGTCTGTTGGTGACGTTGAAAAGTGGACTTGGGATTTTGGAGATGGAACTACATCTAGTGAACAAAATCCGGTGCATCAATACAATATAGGAGACCATTGGACGGTGGTGCTTACTGTTGAAAATAAAGATGGCAAATCCATACGCTCTAAAGTTTGGGATGTGGTTACAAAATAG
- a CDS encoding sulfatase produces MRIHLILFTLLSTLISSCNSKSNRKQNTKPNIVIINVDDMGWRDVGFMGSEYYETPNIDALSAQGMVFTNGYAASANCAPSRACLMTGLWTPRHGIYTVNSSERGQSRDRKLIPTPNTTILAPTHAIIPKVLKKNGYKTCHAGKWHLSHNPLEYGFDVNIGGSHAGAPRSYNPPYKNVKLEKGKSEYLTDLIMENTLKFVDTISSPFFLYYSPYAVHTPIMPVDSLLPKYKNKASWNGQGNSNYATMVDNLDRNIGLLIKVLKDKNLFDNTLIVFTSDNGGLYGITKQKPLRAGKGSYYEGGIREPFFFVLNDRIKPNVKSEVPISNLDVFPTILKYAGVKNSSLALDGNNLSSILEGNEDKLERSLFWHFPIYLQAYYKNDNENRDPLFRTRPGSVIRKGDWKLHYYFEDDGIELYNLAEDIGELNNLASAKSSKKEELLGDLKSWWKTTNAPIPIELNPEYINEK; encoded by the coding sequence ATGAGAATACATCTAATACTATTCACTCTTTTGAGTACCTTGATTAGCTCTTGTAATAGCAAATCAAATCGAAAGCAAAATACCAAACCCAATATCGTTATCATTAATGTAGATGATATGGGTTGGCGAGATGTAGGTTTTATGGGAAGTGAGTATTACGAAACACCAAATATTGATGCGCTTTCTGCTCAAGGTATGGTATTTACAAATGGCTATGCCGCATCAGCGAATTGTGCGCCGAGTAGAGCCTGTTTAATGACAGGGTTATGGACACCACGTCATGGTATTTACACGGTTAATTCTTCTGAAAGAGGACAATCGAGAGACCGAAAACTTATTCCAACACCAAATACAACCATATTAGCACCAACTCATGCAATCATTCCTAAGGTTTTAAAAAAGAATGGTTATAAAACCTGTCATGCAGGGAAATGGCACTTGAGTCACAACCCCTTAGAATATGGGTTTGATGTGAATATTGGAGGAAGTCATGCAGGAGCTCCAAGAAGCTATAATCCTCCCTACAAAAATGTAAAACTGGAGAAAGGAAAAAGCGAATATTTAACCGATTTGATAATGGAAAACACATTGAAATTTGTAGATACAATTTCATCTCCCTTTTTTCTCTATTATTCGCCTTATGCAGTACACACGCCCATAATGCCAGTAGATAGTTTGTTACCTAAATACAAAAATAAAGCGTCTTGGAATGGTCAAGGAAATTCAAATTACGCAACTATGGTGGATAATTTAGATAGAAATATTGGGTTGCTCATCAAAGTACTAAAAGACAAAAATCTTTTTGATAATACTTTGATTGTATTTACCTCAGATAATGGTGGTTTGTATGGTATTACTAAACAAAAACCCTTGCGAGCAGGAAAGGGCAGTTATTATGAGGGTGGTATTAGAGAGCCGTTTTTCTTTGTCTTAAACGATAGAATTAAACCAAATGTTAAGAGTGAAGTACCCATATCTAACTTAGATGTATTTCCAACAATTTTGAAATATGCTGGAGTGAAAAATTCTAGTTTAGCTTTAGATGGTAATAATCTATCTTCAATTTTAGAAGGAAATGAAGACAAGTTAGAGCGTTCCTTATTTTGGCATTTTCCTATCTATCTTCAGGCTTATTATAAAAACGATAATGAAAATAGAGACCCTTTATTTAGAACACGCCCAGGTTCTGTAATACGAAAAGGCGATTGGAAATTGCATTATTATTTTGAAGACGATGGTATAGAATTGTACAATTTAGCTGAAGATATTGGAGAATTAAATAATCTGGCATCTGCAAAATCAAGTAAAAAAGAAGAATTATTAGGCGATTTAAAAAGCTGGTGGAAAACAACCAATGCTCCAATACCTATTGAATTAAATCCAGAGTATATCAACGAAAAATAA
- a CDS encoding sulfatase, translated as MKKIVNILLIGLVFVTTQAQSKDNQKMNVVFILADDLGWADVTLYGKTKLYETPNLERLAARGVTFNRAYAASPLCSPTRASILTGQTPARTGITSPAAHLPKIQLKASRPPKSDPGSKSIACTPVTRLDTIIPTLGKLLKADGYNTAHFGKWHLGKEPYTPIQHGFDVDIPHWHGPGPAGSFVAPWKYPNFKANYENEHIEDRMADEAINWLRSIDLNEPFFMNYWQFSVHAPFDAKESLIKYYQSKIDFTDLQHSPTYAAMVHSLDQAVGRLLDEIDRLGISDRTAIVFFSDNGGNMYNGIRETTQSGEEFITEPTSNRPLRGGKATIYEGGTRVPCIVAWPKLTAPGSRSDVMIQSTDFYPTILNQLGIKLPKKHNIDGVDIANALKGEDQDRGPIITFFPDQPKIPDWLPPSVSVHEGEWKLIRVFHNGQDFAHQYFLYNLKQDIGEVHNLAAKYPEKVKQLDAIIEAHLKDANTVVPIPNPTFDPEKYHPEDIGIQKGGLRVAKRIDRTKK; from the coding sequence ATGAAAAAAATAGTAAATATTTTATTGATTGGTTTAGTATTCGTTACTACCCAAGCCCAAAGCAAGGACAACCAAAAAATGAATGTCGTATTTATTTTGGCCGACGATTTGGGTTGGGCAGATGTAACACTTTACGGCAAAACAAAGTTATATGAAACACCTAATTTAGAACGTTTAGCTGCACGTGGTGTCACTTTTAATCGTGCTTATGCTGCAAGTCCATTATGCTCACCTACAAGAGCAAGTATTTTAACAGGACAAACACCCGCAAGAACAGGAATTACTTCTCCTGCGGCACATCTACCTAAAATACAGTTAAAAGCCTCAAGACCTCCAAAATCAGACCCTGGTTCTAAATCTATAGCCTGTACACCGGTAACCAGATTAGATACCATAATTCCAACGCTCGGTAAACTATTAAAAGCAGATGGTTACAACACCGCTCATTTCGGGAAATGGCATTTGGGCAAAGAACCATATACGCCTATACAGCATGGTTTTGATGTTGATATTCCGCATTGGCATGGACCAGGCCCTGCAGGTAGTTTTGTAGCACCATGGAAATACCCAAATTTTAAAGCGAATTATGAAAATGAGCACATTGAAGATAGAATGGCAGATGAAGCCATTAACTGGTTACGTTCTATAGATTTAAATGAGCCATTTTTTATGAATTACTGGCAATTTTCGGTACATGCCCCTTTTGATGCTAAAGAAAGTTTAATAAAATATTACCAGTCTAAAATAGATTTTACAGACTTACAACATTCGCCAACCTACGCAGCTATGGTACATTCTTTAGACCAAGCAGTTGGGAGACTTTTAGATGAAATTGATAGGTTAGGCATTAGTGATAGAACCGCCATTGTATTTTTTAGTGATAATGGAGGAAACATGTATAATGGAATTCGTGAAACAACGCAATCAGGAGAAGAATTTATTACAGAACCAACCAGTAACCGTCCTTTAAGAGGTGGTAAAGCTACGATTTATGAAGGCGGAACAAGAGTGCCTTGCATCGTGGCTTGGCCAAAATTAACAGCACCTGGATCTAGATCAGATGTTATGATTCAATCAACCGATTTTTACCCAACAATATTGAATCAGTTAGGCATTAAATTACCTAAAAAACATAACATTGATGGTGTTGATATTGCCAACGCCTTAAAAGGAGAAGATCAGGATAGGGGACCAATAATCACGTTCTTTCCTGATCAGCCTAAAATACCAGATTGGTTGCCGCCATCGGTTTCAGTTCATGAAGGTGAATGGAAGCTCATAAGAGTGTTTCATAACGGACAGGATTTTGCACACCAATATTTCTTATACAATTTAAAGCAAGATATTGGGGAGGTACATAATCTTGCCGCAAAGTATCCCGAAAAAGTAAAACAATTAGATGCTATTATTGAAGCCCATTTAAAGGATGCCAACACAGTGGTGCCAATTCCAAATCCAACATTCGACCCAGAAAAATATCATCCAGAAGATATAGGAATTCAAAAAGGAGGTTTGCGTGTGGCAAAAAGAATTGATAGGACTAAAAAATAG
- a CDS encoding sulfatase: MKNQRLKYYLLVLVTIIMCSCKNKSLEEKSVTQKPNLLFIFADQYRQASLGFLNEDPVYTPNIDQLAKEGVFFSEAVANNPLCSPYRAMLMTGRYSLSNGVVENCNSQRTALGNYLKKSEVCISDVLATNGYSAGYVGKWHLDGPEPTPPDVKRVWDAWCPPDRRHGFSFWYAYGTHNRHNAPYYWTTNAKEDEKTYIKKWSAEHEADVIMDYLDNTENQRKSKEPFALFWSINPPHTPFKQVPERYQKRYEGLDYKEVLNRPNVQFTDNYELKRGDHGVEKRLNEATDYFASVNGVDDQIGRVIKKLKEKGLYDNTIIVFSSDHGEMLGSQGLMHKNVWFKEAYRIPLIVHYPKKIKPKTEDLLISVPDYMPTLLGLMDLKTEIPKAVEGIDYSNLFFDKEVIRPEKQLYFAGKSFASKGDARGFRTKDYTFAVVKHENGDKFHYLYHDAEDPYQMTNIWGKNPELDQKMETELAELLTSMNDPW; encoded by the coding sequence ATGAAAAATCAAAGATTAAAATATTACTTATTAGTTTTAGTAACTATAATCATGTGCTCATGTAAAAATAAATCACTCGAAGAAAAGAGTGTAACTCAAAAACCCAACCTGCTCTTCATTTTTGCAGACCAATACAGGCAAGCATCACTAGGATTTTTAAACGAAGACCCTGTGTACACACCCAACATAGACCAATTAGCAAAAGAAGGTGTGTTTTTTAGTGAAGCAGTAGCAAACAACCCTTTATGTAGTCCGTATAGAGCTATGTTAATGACAGGACGTTATTCACTCTCAAATGGTGTCGTAGAAAATTGTAATTCCCAAAGAACGGCCTTGGGTAACTATTTAAAGAAGAGTGAAGTTTGTATTTCAGATGTTTTGGCAACCAATGGTTATAGTGCTGGTTATGTAGGGAAATGGCATTTAGATGGTCCAGAACCTACACCACCAGATGTAAAACGCGTTTGGGATGCTTGGTGTCCTCCAGATAGAAGGCATGGCTTCTCTTTTTGGTATGCGTATGGCACTCACAATAGGCATAATGCACCTTATTATTGGACTACAAATGCTAAAGAAGATGAAAAAACATACATCAAAAAATGGTCTGCAGAACACGAGGCTGATGTTATTATGGATTATTTAGATAACACTGAGAATCAGCGAAAAAGTAAAGAGCCATTTGCCTTGTTTTGGTCTATTAATCCACCACATACACCGTTCAAGCAAGTGCCAGAACGGTACCAAAAACGTTATGAAGGGCTAGATTATAAGGAGGTTTTAAATCGCCCAAATGTTCAATTTACTGATAATTATGAATTAAAACGAGGAGACCATGGTGTAGAAAAACGATTAAATGAAGCTACAGATTATTTTGCATCTGTAAATGGGGTTGATGACCAAATAGGTCGTGTTATCAAAAAATTAAAGGAGAAAGGTTTATATGACAATACTATTATTGTGTTTTCTTCAGACCATGGAGAAATGTTAGGAAGCCAAGGGTTGATGCATAAAAATGTATGGTTTAAAGAGGCTTATAGGATTCCTTTAATTGTTCATTATCCGAAAAAAATAAAACCAAAAACTGAAGATTTGTTGATTTCTGTTCCAGATTATATGCCAACACTTTTGGGGTTAATGGATTTAAAGACTGAAATCCCTAAAGCGGTTGAAGGTATTGATTATTCTAATCTGTTTTTCGATAAAGAAGTGATACGCCCAGAAAAACAGTTGTATTTTGCTGGTAAAAGTTTTGCGTCTAAAGGTGATGCCAGAGGCTTCAGGACTAAAGACTATACCTTTGCTGTGGTAAAACATGAAAATGGCGATAAGTTTCATTATCTCTATCATGATGCTGAAGACCCATATCAAATGACCAATATTTGGGGTAAAAATCCTGAGCTAGACCAAAAAATGGAAACAGAATTAGCTGAATTGCTAACCTCGATGAATGACCCTTGGTAA
- a CDS encoding mandelate racemase/muconate lactonizing enzyme family protein → MKTNRRNFIKGISSVGLFSLSYPLLSSCISDKNVLTEKITKIEFYQYNINIPRYFSFGTWLNRQHIFMKINAGDYYGWSEIPASRNNPDVDLSPWVQYVKQFKGLSVLEAQKLLQSQQVKGSKISFKYLELMDMGLLDLAGRLQNKPSIELLGLHQKEAVPGLYCILHKDEDKVREEAQKSLKQNLGHHMKFKMYGDVEVDLKLLRIIREVLGKDAVVISDVNKGYKKWKSLEELAEIMNTFKENGLNAIEDPAPLTTDQWIALQNMTGNLDLIPDAPMRPAWVGADKLQKGMGRIINLHPSTMGSFYHTALLVKEVQAIGAKVMIGDDSLVGPACTAWQQIAIGAGANWVEAIEKEEDSKLYLECVQSSATKKRNNGYYELNPKPGFGLELDEKRLKTVCSSYIVV, encoded by the coding sequence ATGAAAACAAACCGTCGAAATTTTATAAAAGGTATCTCTAGTGTTGGATTATTCAGTTTGTCCTATCCTTTATTATCATCTTGTATCAGTGATAAAAACGTATTGACTGAGAAAATCACAAAAATTGAATTTTACCAATACAACATCAATATTCCACGTTATTTTTCTTTTGGTACGTGGCTGAATCGTCAGCATATATTTATGAAAATTAATGCAGGCGATTATTATGGTTGGTCCGAAATTCCTGCTTCAAGAAATAATCCAGATGTAGATTTAAGTCCATGGGTACAATATGTAAAACAATTTAAAGGATTAAGTGTTTTAGAAGCACAAAAGTTGTTGCAATCGCAACAAGTAAAGGGTTCTAAAATATCTTTTAAATATTTAGAGTTGATGGATATGGGCTTGCTTGATTTGGCGGGTCGTTTGCAAAATAAGCCTTCAATTGAATTGTTAGGTTTGCATCAAAAAGAAGCAGTTCCTGGCTTGTATTGCATTCTCCATAAGGATGAAGATAAAGTACGTGAAGAAGCCCAAAAAAGTCTAAAACAAAACCTTGGACATCATATGAAATTCAAAATGTATGGAGATGTTGAGGTTGATTTAAAATTACTTCGAATTATTCGCGAGGTTCTAGGAAAAGATGCTGTTGTGATTTCAGATGTCAATAAAGGGTATAAAAAATGGAAATCGCTAGAAGAATTGGCTGAGATTATGAATACTTTTAAAGAGAATGGACTTAATGCCATTGAAGACCCAGCACCATTAACCACAGATCAATGGATTGCGCTTCAAAACATGACTGGAAATTTAGATTTAATTCCAGATGCACCCATGCGACCTGCTTGGGTTGGAGCAGATAAATTACAAAAAGGCATGGGGCGCATTATAAACTTGCATCCATCAACCATGGGAAGTTTTTACCATACAGCCTTGTTGGTAAAAGAGGTGCAAGCTATTGGCGCAAAAGTGATGATTGGAGATGATAGTTTGGTGGGGCCTGCATGTACCGCGTGGCAACAAATAGCCATTGGAGCTGGAGCCAATTGGGTTGAGGCGATAGAAAAGGAAGAAGACTCCAAACTTTACTTAGAATGCGTTCAATCTTCGGCCACAAAAAAGCGTAATAATGGCTATTATGAGCTTAACCCAAAACCAGGTTTTGGATTGGAATTGGACGAAAAAAGACTAAAAACAGTTTGTAGTTCTTATATAGTGGTATAA
- the rhaT gene encoding L-rhamnose/proton symporter RhaT: MQAILGVLFHSLGGIAAGSFYMPYNKVKGWSWETYWMVGGVMSWLIVPPIAAYLTVPGFLEIITASPSTIIGFTFLMGLLWGVGGLSYGLGVRYLGMSLGNSVVLGFCSVFGALVPSIYYNFNPEAGKTTFTEMLASSGGRVVLLGVLVCLLGIILSGKAGMMKEGELSEEEKKKSVLEFNLVKGLIVATLSGILSAFFSFGIEAGKPLADAAVAAGYDHLYANNVTFVVILWGGLVTNFIWTTYLSIKNKAYKDFTNKQTPISKNLLFSALAGTIWFLQFFFYGMGESKLGSGASSWILHMSTIILTANLWGIYRKEWKGVAKKTKLTITAGIVVILLSVVLVGIGNSI; encoded by the coding sequence ATGCAAGCAATATTAGGAGTATTATTTCATTCGTTAGGAGGTATAGCAGCAGGTAGCTTTTACATGCCTTACAACAAAGTAAAAGGTTGGTCTTGGGAAACCTATTGGATGGTAGGAGGCGTAATGTCTTGGCTCATTGTGCCGCCAATAGCTGCTTATTTAACAGTTCCGGGTTTTTTAGAAATTATTACTGCTAGCCCTAGTACAATTATTGGTTTTACTTTTTTAATGGGACTGCTATGGGGTGTAGGAGGATTGTCTTATGGTTTGGGGGTGCGTTATTTGGGCATGTCTTTAGGGAACTCTGTTGTACTTGGTTTTTGCTCAGTTTTTGGAGCATTAGTGCCTTCAATATATTATAATTTTAATCCTGAAGCAGGTAAAACTACGTTTACAGAGATGTTAGCTTCATCAGGTGGAAGAGTAGTTTTATTGGGGGTTTTGGTTTGTTTACTAGGTATTATTCTTTCTGGTAAAGCAGGCATGATGAAAGAAGGAGAACTTTCTGAGGAGGAAAAAAAGAAAAGTGTTCTAGAATTTAATTTAGTAAAAGGGCTGATTGTGGCTACACTTTCTGGAATACTAAGTGCATTTTTTAGCTTTGGGATTGAGGCAGGAAAACCACTAGCAGATGCAGCAGTTGCCGCAGGTTATGACCATTTGTATGCAAACAACGTTACTTTTGTTGTAATTCTTTGGGGCGGTTTGGTAACAAATTTCATCTGGACAACTTATTTAAGTATTAAAAATAAGGCCTATAAAGACTTTACAAACAAGCAAACACCAATTTCTAAAAATTTACTATTTTCTGCTTTAGCAGGAACTATATGGTTTTTGCAATTCTTCTTTTATGGTATGGGAGAGAGCAAATTGGGTAGTGGTGCTAGTTCTTGGATTTTACATATGTCCACCATTATTTTAACAGCGAACCTTTGGGGTATCTATAGAAAGGAATGGAAAGGTGTTGCTAAAAAGACTAAACTAACAATAACAGCAGGTATTGTTGTAATTTTACTTTCAGTTGTTTTAGTAGGAATTGGTAACTCTATATAA
- a CDS encoding glycoside hydrolase family 3 N-terminal domain-containing protein, translating into MKFLSNYNTRILSIILMILPSIITAQKLIYKDASLPIEERVSDLLSRMTVEEKVGQMLMFGAHRITKKGTDGALVITQWGKPHLSNSLGGIKFPFQEESPEESARLNNKLQKKIIESNRFGIPTLFVGEAYNGVDAKGCTVFGRPLNLATSWNLELTNDVWSVIGRESRLRGWHMVHSPVGDIARDPRFGRMSEGYGEDTYLTTEMLVAAVKGVQGSYDKSAPNTTHIGAVVKHFAGYSQVVGGRNFAAVEVSPRVLRDELLPPFKAAVQRGHALAIMPSHGDINGVASHGNPWLLTELLRNQWGFNGYVVSDAYDVGRLNFLMKVAENKEEAVKLGLKAGVDLDLYSEDVYVLLPEMVKKDPSLLPYIDRAAANMLRTKFILGLFDNPYIDANETKKEVRSKTNLLLAKKMDQESLVLLKNENDILPLSKKTPRKIALIGPLLGEETVSAFNKIAGKKVSFVAEKGYELTNRNTKHPELTPRNDKALDKMVNLAKDADISILFVGGDRFTAQEATFFKWVIGDRATIEPVGEQNELIQRVKALGKPVIVVLKHRRTLAFNVINENADAVLDCWEMTEFGDELIAKALFGEFSPSGKLPVTVPRTIGQIPYHYSMKEISFFKDYLFLESGPLYPFGFGLSYTKFAYSEPKLSSDVLERDGIIKVSVNVTNTGKVTAKEVVQMYVKDMFGSVLRPDKELKGFEKIELKPNETKTVEFTIRPEMLVFTGIEMKPVLEAGDYEVMIGTSSQEYKKTSFRLK; encoded by the coding sequence ATGAAGTTTTTATCAAACTATAACACACGTATTTTATCAATTATTTTGATGATATTACCATCAATAATTACCGCACAAAAATTAATCTATAAAGACGCTTCTCTACCAATTGAAGAAAGAGTAAGTGATTTATTGAGTAGAATGACCGTTGAAGAAAAAGTTGGTCAAATGTTAATGTTTGGAGCTCATAGGATTACAAAAAAAGGTACAGATGGAGCCTTGGTTATAACCCAATGGGGTAAACCACATTTATCAAACAGTTTAGGTGGTATAAAATTTCCTTTTCAAGAAGAATCTCCTGAAGAATCTGCAAGACTAAATAATAAACTTCAAAAAAAGATTATAGAATCAAATCGATTTGGAATTCCTACGTTATTTGTTGGAGAAGCCTACAATGGTGTAGATGCTAAAGGATGTACTGTTTTTGGTCGCCCACTTAATTTAGCAACTTCTTGGAATTTAGAACTTACCAATGATGTTTGGAGTGTTATTGGGCGCGAATCTCGTTTAAGAGGATGGCATATGGTACATTCACCAGTTGGAGATATTGCCAGAGACCCTCGTTTTGGAAGAATGAGTGAAGGTTATGGAGAAGATACTTATTTAACTACAGAAATGTTAGTCGCAGCAGTAAAGGGTGTGCAGGGTAGTTATGATAAAAGCGCTCCTAATACGACACATATTGGCGCCGTTGTGAAGCATTTTGCTGGGTATAGCCAAGTGGTTGGTGGTCGTAATTTTGCTGCTGTAGAGGTTTCTCCTCGTGTTTTACGAGATGAATTATTACCTCCTTTTAAAGCGGCAGTTCAAAGAGGGCATGCTTTAGCCATAATGCCATCTCATGGAGATATTAATGGAGTAGCGAGTCATGGAAACCCATGGCTGTTAACAGAATTGTTACGTAATCAGTGGGGGTTTAATGGTTATGTGGTTTCCGATGCTTATGATGTTGGGCGTTTAAACTTTCTAATGAAGGTAGCAGAAAATAAGGAAGAAGCTGTAAAACTTGGTTTAAAAGCAGGAGTGGATTTAGATTTATATAGTGAAGACGTATATGTACTCCTTCCAGAAATGGTGAAAAAGGATCCAAGTTTACTGCCTTATATTGATAGGGCAGCAGCAAATATGTTACGCACAAAATTTATTTTAGGACTTTTTGACAATCCATATATAGATGCTAATGAAACAAAGAAAGAAGTGCGTTCTAAAACTAACCTGTTGTTAGCTAAAAAGATGGATCAAGAGTCTTTGGTTTTATTAAAAAACGAGAATGATATATTACCTCTAAGTAAAAAAACACCTCGTAAAATAGCTTTAATTGGTCCTCTTTTAGGTGAAGAAACAGTAAGTGCTTTTAATAAAATAGCTGGTAAAAAAGTTTCTTTTGTTGCAGAAAAAGGATATGAATTAACAAACAGAAATACGAAACATCCTGAGTTAACACCAAGAAATGACAAAGCTCTTGATAAAATGGTAAATCTTGCTAAAGATGCCGATATTTCCATACTTTTTGTTGGAGGAGATCGTTTTACAGCCCAAGAAGCAACCTTTTTTAAATGGGTTATTGGAGATCGTGCCACAATTGAACCTGTTGGGGAACAAAATGAGTTAATTCAAAGAGTAAAAGCTTTAGGCAAACCTGTTATTGTGGTGTTAAAACACCGAAGAACGTTGGCATTTAACGTTATAAATGAAAATGCTGATGCTGTTTTAGATTGTTGGGAAATGACAGAATTTGGCGATGAGTTAATCGCAAAAGCATTGTTTGGAGAGTTTTCTCCTTCAGGGAAGTTACCTGTAACGGTGCCACGTACAATTGGTCAAATTCCTTACCATTATAGTATGAAAGAAATTAGTTTCTTTAAAGATTATTTATTTTTAGAATCTGGACCATTATATCCTTTTGGTTTTGGATTGAGTTATACCAAGTTCGCATATTCGGAACCTAAATTATCAAGTGATGTTTTAGAAAGAGATGGAATCATAAAAGTAAGTGTAAATGTTACCAATACAGGAAAAGTTACGGCTAAAGAAGTGGTGCAAATGTATGTTAAAGATATGTTTGGTTCGGTATTGCGACCTGATAAAGAGCTAAAAGGTTTTGAAAAAATTGAATTAAAACCAAATGAAACAAAAACGGTTGAGTTTACAATTAGACCAGAAATGTTAGTTTTTACAGGAATAGAAATGAAGCCTGTTTTAGAGGCTGGAGATTATGAAGTTATGATTGGTACGTCTTCTCAAGAATATAAGAAAACATCATTTCGATTAAAATAA